In Pseudorasbora parva isolate DD20220531a chromosome 20, ASM2467924v1, whole genome shotgun sequence, a single window of DNA contains:
- the LOC137049378 gene encoding uncharacterized protein, translated as MYRSKFRTLVPLTCVSPDLNVCVGDRPILKPQPPPQRRELARLNTITIREKATISSRPQSVKLPPIFGTGLCPHPPAQRKTKTTQSEEEDSNRVPRDLKNTGHLHDNISLTSFKGIERAHQSFDKAIMHKNLAEKVTEHRINHEVNKGYVQGFLEARRIEASLRYDREMWDMEKALTRQRAKREQEVQHARQKNAQFLEEKKKRIQEREKVACFSRQHISLAKVALRFNTWERRNQLSS; from the exons ATGTATCGCAGTAAATTCCGCACGCTCGTGCCCCTGACATGTGTCAGTCCTgatctgaatgtgtgtgtcgGGGACCGGCCGATACTGAAGCCACAACCACCGCCTCAGAGGAGG gAGCTGGCTCGTCTGAACACCATTACTATCAGAGAAAAGGCCACGATCTCCAGCCGACCACAGTCTGTCAAGCTTCCTCCTATCTTTGGCACAG GACTGTGTCCACACCCACCAGCTCAGAGGAAGACAAAGACTACACAGTCTGAGGAAGAGGACAGCAACCGTGTGCCACGGGACCTTAAAAACACTGGTCACCTCCATGACAACATCAGCCTCACCTCCTTTAAAGGCATTGAAAGAGCCCatcagtcatttgacaaggccaTAATGCATAAAAACCTTGCAGAGAAGGTGACCGAGCACCGCATCAACCATGAAGTTAACAAAGGCTACGTACAAGGTTTCCTGGAGGCTCGGAGAATAGAAGCGAGTCTGCGTTATGACCGTGAAATGTGGGATATGGAGAAAGCTCTCACTCGACAGAGAGCCAAGCGGGAACAGGAAGTCCAGCATGCACGTCAGAAAAATGCCCAGTTTCTGgaagagaagaagaagaggatCCAGGAGCGAGAGAAGGTTGCCTGTTTCAGTCGACAGCACATCTCTCTAGCGAAGGTTGCTCTCAGATTCAACACATGGGAACGTCGTAACCAGCTAAGTTCATGA